A genomic segment from Cyanobium sp. NIES-981 encodes:
- a CDS encoding heat-inducible transcriptional repressor HrcA, which translates to MEPVGSKTLVRRFGLPASSATVRSAMGALEQRGLLTQPHTSAGRVPSQQGYREYVDRLLPAPGVAAQQLERELAGLSLTWTALDDLLLHLSRRLADFTGLLSLITRPQRPQQRLQELRLVPSGDRLLVFLVEGPASGGSLNLRLPPEAATQLSRLESWTNRQLRAHPEAPIPWHLLPAELRRSGDLLRQALDVQKPLHREGGSAVASGLGGLLAQPEFSQTASLRPLVQLVEDTPQQLLGPRADAIWIGQEHPHGALERCAVVQAAYATGDGAHGHVALVGPMRMAYATARAAVQSVASTLSRLLS; encoded by the coding sequence ATGGAGCCCGTGGGCAGCAAGACCCTGGTGCGTCGCTTCGGTCTGCCCGCCAGCTCGGCCACCGTGCGTTCCGCCATGGGGGCTCTCGAGCAGCGGGGGCTGCTCACCCAGCCGCACACGTCGGCCGGCAGGGTGCCGAGTCAGCAGGGCTACCGGGAATACGTGGACCGGTTGCTGCCGGCCCCGGGGGTGGCGGCGCAGCAGCTCGAACGGGAGCTGGCCGGGCTGAGCCTCACCTGGACGGCGCTCGACGATCTGCTGCTGCACCTCAGCCGCCGTCTGGCGGACTTCACGGGCCTGCTGAGCCTGATCACCCGGCCCCAACGCCCCCAGCAGCGGCTGCAGGAACTCCGCCTGGTGCCCAGTGGCGATCGTCTGCTGGTGTTTCTGGTGGAAGGTCCGGCCAGCGGCGGCAGCCTGAATCTGCGGCTCCCCCCGGAGGCCGCGACCCAGCTCAGCCGGCTGGAATCCTGGACCAACCGCCAGCTGCGCGCCCATCCCGAGGCCCCCATCCCCTGGCACCTGCTGCCGGCGGAGCTGCGCCGCAGCGGCGATCTGCTGCGCCAGGCCCTGGACGTGCAGAAACCGCTGCACAGGGAGGGCGGCTCCGCCGTGGCGAGCGGCCTCGGCGGTCTGCTGGCCCAGCCGGAATTCAGCCAGACCGCCAGCCTGCGCCCCCTGGTGCAACTGGTGGAGGACACTCCGCAGCAGCTGCTCGGCCCCCGGGCCGATGCGATCTGGATCGGTCAGGAGCATCCCCACGGTGCCCTGGAGCGCTGCGCGGTGGTGCAGGCCGCCTACGCCACCGGCGATGGCGCCCATGGCCACGTGGCGCTGGTGGGACCGATGCGGATGGCCTACGCCACGGCCCGGGCGGCGGTGCAGTCGGTGGCCTCCACCCTGTCGCGACTGCTCAGCTGA
- a CDS encoding 20S proteasome subunit A/B, with the protein MTYCVAFLLDAGLVFASDSRTNAGVDYISTYSKMHVFQPAPDRLFVLLAAGNLATTQAVLNQIQRDLRRHGVGPMGNAVPGMPVGSGPGISGEAGDPPLQTSVFVGLSDPAPAAVTVAPEAGQPMGTSTPPCRPPAAIPPPEEDGEPANLVTARYLFEAADYVGRMSVAVQDQHKASLHQSGASAEASFILGGQIEGDRHGLYLIYPQGNAVMATRETPFLQIGESKYGKPPLDFVGHCGLSLEDAARLCLISQVITRRSNLSVGPPFELALMPANGLKITRRIKLAKGAPEIGRSMQVWAACMQEGLRRLPRFAWEEDPL; encoded by the coding sequence ATGACTTATTGCGTCGCATTCCTGCTGGATGCCGGACTGGTGTTCGCCTCGGATTCGCGCACCAACGCCGGGGTCGACTACATCTCCACCTACAGCAAGATGCACGTGTTCCAGCCGGCCCCGGACCGGCTGTTCGTGCTGCTGGCGGCCGGCAATCTCGCCACCACCCAGGCGGTGCTCAACCAGATCCAGCGGGATCTGCGCCGCCATGGTGTCGGACCGATGGGCAACGCCGTCCCGGGCATGCCGGTGGGCAGCGGCCCTGGCATCAGCGGCGAGGCGGGGGACCCGCCACTGCAGACCTCCGTGTTCGTGGGGCTGAGCGATCCGGCGCCCGCGGCCGTGACCGTGGCACCGGAAGCCGGCCAGCCCATGGGCACCAGCACGCCGCCTTGCCGGCCGCCTGCGGCCATCCCCCCGCCGGAGGAGGACGGCGAACCCGCCAATCTGGTGACGGCCCGCTACCTGTTCGAAGCCGCCGACTACGTGGGCCGCATGAGCGTGGCCGTGCAGGACCAGCACAAGGCCTCGCTGCACCAGTCCGGAGCCAGTGCCGAGGCCAGCTTCATCCTCGGCGGCCAGATCGAGGGCGATCGGCATGGCCTCTACCTGATCTACCCCCAGGGCAATGCGGTGATGGCCACGCGGGAAACTCCCTTCCTGCAGATCGGCGAGAGCAAGTACGGCAAGCCGCCGCTCGATTTCGTGGGCCATTGCGGCCTGTCGCTGGAGGATGCGGCCCGGCTCTGCCTGATCTCCCAGGTGATCACCCGCCGCTCGAACCTCTCGGTGGGCCCGCCCTTCGAGCTGGCGCTGATGCCGGCCAATGGCCTGAAGATCACCCGCCGGATCAAGCTGGCCAAGGGGGCACCGGAGATCGGCCGCTCGATGCAGGTGTGGGCGGCCTGCATGCAGGAGGGCCTGCGCCGGCTGCCGCGCTTCGCCTGGGAGGAGGACCCGCTCTGA
- the trpB gene encoding tryptophan synthase subunit beta translates to MTSTVPSAASSLTAASLQPEVRPNPAGRFGRFGGQYVPETLMPALAELEAAAAEAWADPAFTGRLDHLLRTYVGRPTPLYEAERLTAHYARPEGGPRLWLKREDLNHTGAHKINNALGQALLALRMGKKRVIAETGAGQHGVATATVCARFGLECVVYMGAEDMRRQALNVFRMRLLGATVQPVTAGTATLKDATSEAIRDWVTNVESTHYILGSVAGPHPYPMLVRDFHACIGKEAKAQCQDAFGRLPDVLVACVGGGSNAMGLFHPFVQDTAVRLVGVEAAGEGVASGRHAATITEGRIGVLHGAMSLLLQDGEGQVQEAHSISAGLDYPGVGPEHSYLREIGRAEYLAVTDEQALQALRLVSELEGIIPALETAHAFAALDALCPTLAPGTEVVLNLSGRGDKDVNTVADRLGAQLGG, encoded by the coding sequence GTGACCAGCACCGTTCCTTCTGCCGCCTCCTCGCTCACCGCCGCCTCCCTGCAGCCCGAGGTGCGTCCGAACCCGGCCGGCCGCTTCGGCCGCTTCGGCGGGCAGTACGTGCCCGAAACCCTGATGCCGGCCCTGGCGGAGCTGGAGGCCGCCGCCGCCGAGGCCTGGGCCGATCCCGCCTTCACCGGCCGGCTGGATCACCTGCTGCGCACCTACGTGGGCCGGCCCACGCCGCTCTACGAGGCCGAGCGGCTCACCGCCCACTACGCCCGCCCCGAAGGAGGGCCGCGTCTCTGGCTGAAGCGCGAGGACCTCAACCACACCGGCGCCCACAAGATCAACAATGCCCTGGGCCAGGCCCTGCTCGCCCTGCGCATGGGCAAGAAGCGGGTGATCGCCGAGACCGGCGCCGGCCAGCACGGCGTGGCCACCGCCACGGTGTGCGCCCGTTTCGGTCTCGAGTGCGTGGTGTACATGGGCGCCGAGGACATGCGCCGCCAGGCCCTCAACGTGTTCCGCATGCGGCTGCTGGGCGCCACGGTGCAGCCCGTCACGGCCGGCACCGCCACCCTCAAGGACGCCACCAGCGAGGCCATCCGCGACTGGGTGACCAACGTGGAGTCCACCCACTACATCCTCGGTTCGGTGGCCGGCCCCCACCCCTACCCGATGCTGGTGCGCGACTTCCATGCCTGCATCGGCAAGGAGGCCAAGGCCCAGTGCCAGGACGCCTTCGGCCGGCTCCCGGATGTGCTGGTGGCCTGCGTGGGCGGGGGCTCCAACGCCATGGGCCTCTTCCATCCCTTCGTGCAGGACACCGCCGTGCGGCTGGTGGGCGTGGAGGCCGCCGGCGAGGGGGTGGCCAGCGGCCGCCATGCCGCCACCATCACCGAGGGGCGGATCGGGGTGCTGCACGGCGCCATGAGCCTGCTGCTCCAGGACGGCGAGGGCCAGGTGCAGGAGGCCCACTCGATCAGCGCCGGCCTCGACTACCCGGGAGTGGGCCCCGAGCACAGCTATCTGCGGGAGATCGGCCGGGCCGAGTACCTGGCCGTCACCGACGAGCAGGCCCTTCAGGCCCTGCGCCTGGTGAGCGAACTGGAGGGCATCATCCCGGCCCTGGAAACCGCCCACGCCTTCGCCGCCCTCGATGCCCTCTGCCCCACCCTGGCGCCGGGCACCGAGGTGGTGCTCAACCTCTCCGGCCGCGGCGACAAGGACGTGAACACCGTGGCCGATCGCCTCGGCGCCCAGCTGGGCGGCTGA
- a CDS encoding translation initiation factor — translation MGTKGGWQEFGSLSQPASLERPDSAPLPKVQQRVRVQRTRAGKGGKLVTAITGLEAGEAELKALLKQLKAAAGTGGTLKAGGIELQGDQVSVALAALQQAGYRPKQAGG, via the coding sequence ATGGGCACCAAGGGGGGCTGGCAGGAGTTCGGCAGCCTCAGCCAGCCGGCCAGCCTCGAACGCCCTGACTCCGCTCCCCTCCCGAAGGTCCAGCAGCGCGTGCGGGTGCAACGCACCAGGGCGGGCAAGGGCGGCAAGCTGGTGACGGCCATCACCGGCCTCGAGGCCGGGGAGGCCGAGCTCAAGGCCCTGCTGAAGCAGCTCAAGGCGGCCGCCGGCACCGGCGGCACCCTCAAGGCCGGTGGGATCGAACTCCAGGGGGATCAGGTGAGCGTGGCGCTCGCTGCCCTGCAGCAGGCGGGGTATCGGCCGAAGCAGGCCGGAGGCTGA
- a CDS encoding DUF3598 family protein — protein sequence MGNQWENFRRNLGEWRGSFANLDREGNLLGSTASILTLESREEGRCVLFRLRRYGDGGYDTPPLQDHQQEYRSLGKQVVFFENGSFSKGSLQVAPATRSGAEFGFVGHDRRWRLVQLHGESGAFESLVLIREFRAGSQAVERPALSPEQLVGTWVGQAATVEADWPVPSQAECRTSIEALPGQGLRFTTELGGTPEVLEGRLQGSVVAIGGSRPRQLNLLPDGGSSLVPLQVSHREGFTVEAGWLSSPTERQRLIRRYNDRGEWVSASHLIETRVA from the coding sequence ATGGGCAACCAGTGGGAGAACTTCCGCCGCAACCTCGGTGAGTGGCGCGGCAGCTTCGCCAATCTCGACCGTGAGGGCAATCTGCTGGGCTCCACGGCCTCGATCCTCACGCTGGAGAGCCGGGAGGAGGGCCGCTGCGTGCTGTTCCGTCTGCGCCGCTACGGCGATGGCGGCTACGACACCCCGCCCCTGCAGGACCACCAGCAGGAGTACCGCTCCCTGGGGAAACAGGTGGTGTTCTTCGAGAACGGCAGCTTCTCCAAGGGCTCGCTCCAGGTGGCTCCCGCCACCCGTTCCGGAGCCGAGTTCGGCTTCGTGGGCCACGACCGCCGCTGGCGGCTGGTGCAGCTCCACGGCGAGAGCGGTGCCTTCGAATCCCTCGTGCTGATCCGGGAATTCCGCGCCGGCAGTCAGGCCGTCGAGCGTCCTGCCCTCAGCCCGGAGCAGCTGGTGGGCACGTGGGTGGGCCAGGCGGCCACGGTGGAGGCCGACTGGCCCGTGCCGAGCCAGGCGGAGTGCCGCACCAGCATCGAGGCACTGCCGGGGCAGGGGCTGCGCTTCACCACCGAGCTGGGTGGGACGCCGGAGGTGCTGGAAGGAAGGCTGCAGGGCTCCGTCGTGGCGATCGGAGGTTCCCGGCCCCGGCAGCTCAATCTTCTGCCCGATGGCGGCTCCAGCCTGGTGCCGCTGCAGGTGAGCCACCGGGAGGGTTTCACGGTGGAGGCGGGCTGGCTCAGCTCCCCCACCGAACGGCAGCGCCTGATCCGCCGCTACAACGATCGCGGTGAATGGGTGTCCGCCAGCCACCTGATCGAGACCCGGGTGGCCTGA
- a CDS encoding ion channel — protein sequence MARVQHLRRQQGLLTTQGKPRWWRHWREPYLLALSISWPLFLGLLALVYLAINLVFAGLYRLDPGGLAGTAGGRASFAEAFFFSVQTLGSIGYGALHPVSLVTNLLVTAESFSGVLFLALSTGLAFARFSRSSARIRFSRLAVVHPYNGTPMLSFRLANERGNHILEARVRAFLAVDEISQEGHRMRRLRALPLERDQGIAFLLVWTAQHRIDAASPLHGLTPDDLTARNAELVVAFSGIDETIERPVHSRWSWAVEQIGYGLCFLDMVETEGNLHRIDWSAFDRTRPCPLEPRRVPHRQG from the coding sequence ATGGCCAGGGTCCAGCACCTGCGGCGCCAGCAGGGCCTCCTCACCACCCAGGGGAAACCGCGCTGGTGGCGCCACTGGCGGGAGCCCTACCTCCTGGCCCTCTCGATCTCCTGGCCCCTGTTCCTGGGCCTGCTGGCGCTGGTGTATCTGGCGATCAACCTGGTGTTCGCCGGGCTCTACCGGCTCGACCCCGGCGGACTGGCGGGCACCGCCGGCGGCAGGGCCAGCTTCGCCGAAGCGTTCTTCTTCAGCGTGCAGACCCTGGGCTCGATCGGCTACGGCGCCCTGCACCCGGTGAGCCTGGTGACCAACCTGCTGGTGACGGCGGAATCCTTCAGCGGTGTGCTGTTCCTCGCCCTCAGCACCGGCCTGGCCTTCGCCCGCTTCTCGCGCAGCAGCGCCCGCATCCGCTTCTCCCGGCTGGCGGTGGTGCACCCCTACAACGGCACGCCGATGCTCAGCTTCCGGCTGGCCAACGAGCGGGGCAACCACATCCTCGAAGCCCGGGTGCGGGCCTTTCTGGCCGTGGATGAGATCAGCCAGGAAGGGCACCGGATGCGCCGGCTGCGGGCCCTGCCCCTGGAGCGCGACCAGGGGATCGCCTTCCTGCTGGTGTGGACGGCCCAGCACCGCATCGATGCCGCCAGCCCGCTGCACGGCCTCACGCCGGACGATCTGACCGCCCGCAACGCCGAACTGGTGGTGGCCTTCAGCGGCATCGACGAGACGATCGAGCGCCCCGTGCACAGCCGCTGGAGCTGGGCGGTGGAGCAGATCGGTTACGGCCTCTGTTTTCTCGACATGGTGGAAACCGAGGGGAACCTGCACCGCATCGACTGGTCGGCCTTCGATCGCACCCGTCCCTGCCCGCTCGAGCCGCGCCGGGTGCCCCACCGCCAGGGCTGA
- a CDS encoding glutathione S-transferase family protein, with amino-acid sequence MGLLVDGIWHDRWYDTAASGGRFVRSASRFRHWITPDGRPGPSGDGGFRAAAGRYHLYISHACPWAHRTAIFRVIKGLEELVSLSVVHWHMGAEGWTFQPGDGVIADPIHQARCLHSVYTRADPHYSGRVTVPVLWDRESGRIVNNESADIIRMFNSAFEAVGAAPGDFYPEPLRSEIDALNQRIYDTVNNGVYRCGFATSQSAYDEAIGPLFATLDALEERLADQPFLLGSTLTEADWRLFTTLVRFDAVYVGHFKCNLRRLIDYPHLWRYVRQLYRVPGVAGTVNLHHIKAHYYQSHPTINPSGVVPAGPLLSFA; translated from the coding sequence TTGGGTCTGCTCGTCGACGGCATCTGGCACGACCGCTGGTACGACACCGCCGCCAGCGGAGGCCGCTTCGTGCGCTCCGCCTCCCGCTTCCGTCACTGGATCACCCCCGACGGCCGGCCGGGCCCCAGCGGCGACGGGGGCTTCCGGGCCGCAGCGGGCCGCTATCACCTCTACATCTCCCACGCCTGTCCCTGGGCCCACCGCACGGCGATCTTCCGGGTGATCAAGGGGCTCGAGGAGCTGGTGTCGCTCTCGGTGGTGCACTGGCACATGGGCGCCGAGGGCTGGACCTTCCAGCCCGGAGACGGGGTCATTGCCGATCCCATCCATCAGGCCCGCTGTCTGCACAGCGTGTACACCCGGGCCGATCCGCACTACAGCGGCCGCGTCACGGTGCCCGTGCTCTGGGACAGGGAATCGGGCCGGATCGTGAACAACGAGTCTGCCGACATCATCCGCATGTTCAACAGCGCCTTCGAGGCCGTTGGTGCCGCTCCGGGTGACTTCTACCCCGAACCCCTGCGCTCCGAGATCGACGCCCTCAACCAGCGCATCTACGACACCGTGAACAACGGCGTGTACCGCTGCGGCTTCGCCACCAGCCAGAGCGCCTACGACGAAGCGATCGGCCCCCTGTTCGCCACGCTGGATGCCCTCGAGGAGCGTCTGGCCGATCAGCCCTTTCTGCTCGGATCCACCCTCACCGAGGCCGACTGGCGTCTGTTCACCACCCTCGTGCGTTTCGATGCGGTGTATGTGGGGCACTTCAAGTGCAACCTGCGCCGCCTGATCGATTACCCCCACCTCTGGCGGTATGTGCGCCAGCTCTACCGCGTCCCGGGCGTCGCCGGCACCGTGAACCTGCACCACATCAAGGCGCATTACTACCAGAGCCACCCCACCATCAATCCCTCCGGGGTGGTGCCGGCGGGTCCGCTGCTGAGCTTCGCCTGA
- a CDS encoding phosphate-starvation-inducible PsiE family protein, with protein sequence MTTSLSPFLPMPAAGADGEDRPQATTSHPPQATEATPAPQSGGDAARARSVPWYKQLRRVQIVQTLEAIQDLIAISLCVGLFGVMVLQMKVMFSTLLSEPKFHAITSDILFILILVELFRLLIIYLQEQRVSIGVSVEIAIVSVLREVIVNGVLETDWHQILAVCLFLTTMAVLMVVRVWLPPTFEGVDPEAQVSARMKAPRLALTTPEQGL encoded by the coding sequence ATGACCACCAGCCTCTCCCCCTTTCTCCCCATGCCTGCCGCCGGCGCCGACGGTGAGGACCGCCCGCAGGCAACGACCAGCCACCCCCCGCAGGCGACGGAAGCCACCCCAGCGCCGCAGTCCGGCGGGGACGCGGCCCGGGCCCGATCCGTTCCCTGGTACAAGCAGCTCAGGCGGGTGCAGATCGTCCAGACGCTGGAGGCGATTCAGGACCTGATTGCGATCTCGCTCTGCGTGGGCCTGTTCGGCGTGATGGTGCTGCAGATGAAGGTGATGTTTTCCACCCTGCTCTCAGAGCCGAAGTTCCACGCCATCACCTCGGACATCCTCTTCATCCTCATCCTGGTGGAGCTGTTCCGCCTGCTGATCATCTATCTGCAGGAACAGCGGGTGTCGATCGGGGTGTCGGTGGAGATCGCGATCGTGTCGGTGCTGCGGGAAGTGATCGTGAACGGCGTTCTCGAAACCGACTGGCACCAGATCCTGGCCGTGTGCCTCTTCCTCACCACCATGGCCGTGCTGATGGTGGTGCGGGTGTGGCTGCCCCCCACCTTCGAGGGGGTGGACCCCGAAGCCCAGGTGTCGGCCCGGATGAAGGCGCCACGCCTCGCCCTGACCACACCTGAACAGGGTCTGTAG
- a CDS encoding META domain-containing protein has protein sequence MGQQRQRRSCADPWRARGHGSKRRPLQLAAALLLSLPLLPGPGAPSRAEPRQGAAAAPINLAPTHWQLLDIRSMDDAIGSRRPEHPRLYTLELGADGRASLRLNCNRATGTWTAMPAGDGSSGSLRFSPLAMTRALCPPPSLDSQLGRDLAFVRGYRLEGDRLALSLFADGGILLWERLEGGPRNWRVTAQTAALRRVPSATASVAARYPAGTLLDNLGCGKGPAGLWCDVQRLGGGPRGYLLRNDLEAAISPDGTVHYGEDGSALRAGQGEFDASGELPCSLGSGQPMGRCGFQVARAGGGYATVVISLPDGRRRTVYFRLGQAIGNASAEAAPTGPFQASREGDLTRIQIGDERFEIPDAVVLGG, from the coding sequence ATGGGGCAGCAACGCCAGCGAAGGTCCTGTGCCGATCCCTGGCGAGCCCGGGGGCATGGATCGAAGCGGCGCCCGCTTCAGCTTGCCGCCGCCCTGCTGCTGAGCCTGCCCCTCCTGCCGGGGCCAGGCGCCCCTTCCCGAGCCGAGCCGAGGCAGGGGGCGGCAGCGGCACCGATCAATCTGGCCCCAACCCATTGGCAGCTGCTGGACATCCGGTCGATGGACGACGCCATCGGCAGCCGCAGGCCTGAGCACCCGCGGCTCTACACCCTGGAGCTCGGCGCCGACGGCCGTGCCTCCCTGCGCCTCAACTGCAACCGGGCCACGGGCACCTGGACGGCGATGCCGGCCGGTGATGGCAGCAGCGGCAGCCTCCGGTTCAGCCCCCTGGCGATGACCCGCGCCCTCTGCCCTCCCCCCAGCCTGGACAGCCAGCTGGGACGGGACCTGGCCTTCGTGCGGGGCTACCGGCTGGAGGGCGACCGCCTCGCCCTCAGCCTGTTCGCCGATGGCGGCATCCTGCTCTGGGAGCGTCTGGAGGGCGGGCCGCGCAACTGGCGGGTGACCGCCCAGACCGCCGCCCTGCGGCGGGTGCCCTCGGCCACCGCCTCCGTGGCGGCCCGCTACCCCGCCGGCACGCTGCTGGACAACCTGGGCTGCGGCAAGGGGCCCGCTGGCCTCTGGTGCGACGTGCAGCGCCTGGGCGGCGGGCCGCGGGGCTACCTGCTCCGCAACGACCTGGAGGCGGCCATCTCCCCGGATGGCACCGTGCACTACGGCGAGGATGGCTCAGCGCTCAGGGCCGGCCAGGGAGAGTTCGACGCCAGCGGTGAGCTGCCGTGCAGCCTGGGGTCTGGCCAGCCCATGGGGCGCTGCGGTTTCCAGGTGGCCCGGGCCGGCGGGGGCTACGCCACGGTGGTGATCAGCCTGCCGGACGGGCGCAGACGCACGGTGTACTTCCGCCTGGGCCAGGCCATCGGCAACGCGTCGGCCGAGGCTGCGCCCACGGGCCCGTTCCAGGCCAGCCGGGAGGGGGATCTCACCCGCATCCAGATCGGCGACGAGCGCTTCGAGATCCCCGATGCCGTGGTGCTGGGCGGCTGA
- a CDS encoding DM13 domain-containing protein, translating into MSFPSRPAALLALLLALGGAGCAQASQPTPAPAPPKTMAARNDAVLHSGVFRQAEAPVKGGFTIRRDGGRTLLVLSDDFSTNPQAPDLKVAIGRAANPIAGSKAPAYPLQEGSYTVIAPLKAASGGQVYELPTGLDLGAQGSVIIWCEQFNATMAWAPLAR; encoded by the coding sequence GTGTCTTTTCCTTCCCGTCCCGCTGCGCTGCTGGCCCTGCTCCTCGCCCTGGGTGGGGCGGGCTGCGCCCAGGCCTCCCAGCCCACCCCTGCGCCGGCTCCGCCCAAGACCATGGCCGCGAGGAACGACGCGGTGCTGCACAGCGGCGTGTTCCGCCAGGCGGAAGCGCCGGTGAAGGGCGGCTTCACGATCCGCCGTGACGGCGGCCGCACGCTGCTGGTGCTGAGCGACGACTTCAGCACCAATCCCCAGGCCCCGGACCTCAAGGTCGCGATCGGCCGTGCCGCCAATCCCATCGCCGGCAGCAAGGCCCCCGCCTACCCCCTGCAGGAAGGCAGCTACACGGTGATCGCCCCCCTGAAGGCGGCGAGCGGAGGGCAGGTGTATGAACTCCCCACCGGCCTCGATCTGGGCGCTCAGGGTTCGGTGATCATCTGGTGCGAGCAGTTCAACGCCACCATGGCCTGGGCTCCCCTGGCGAGGTGA
- a CDS encoding NAD(P)-dependent alcohol dehydrogenase: MTLHHPDPQATPTLMRAVVYERYGPPEVLRFRDVPRPVPGERDVLIRIHASTVSSGDWRMRSLEVPAGFGVLVRLVAGLRRPRQPILGTELAGTVAAVGPRVRRFRVGDAVVAFSDMAMGCHAEYACLPEDGAITAKPANLSFAQAAALSFGGTTALHFLRRAGLRSGERLLVNGAAGAVGTAAVQLAVHAGAEVTAVCGPANAELVRSLGAAQVIDHTRTDFSLLGQSFDVILDAVGNAPLKRCRRCLPPGGRLLLVVASLPAMLLAPLRSRLSGRRLVAGTAGGSAEDLAVLAALAESGVFRPVIDRIYPFDQIIAAHRHVDAGHKRGNVVISLEALLPASEA; encoded by the coding sequence ATGACGCTGCACCACCCTGACCCGCAAGCGACCCCGACCCTGATGCGGGCCGTGGTCTACGAGCGCTATGGCCCGCCCGAGGTGCTCCGGTTCCGGGATGTCCCCCGGCCGGTGCCGGGCGAGCGCGATGTGCTGATCCGGATCCACGCCTCCACGGTGAGTTCGGGTGACTGGAGGATGCGCAGCCTGGAGGTGCCGGCGGGCTTCGGCGTGCTGGTGCGCCTGGTGGCCGGCCTGCGCCGCCCGCGGCAGCCGATCCTGGGCACCGAACTGGCGGGCACCGTGGCGGCGGTGGGCCCGCGGGTGCGCCGGTTTCGGGTGGGGGATGCGGTGGTGGCCTTCAGCGACATGGCCATGGGGTGCCATGCGGAGTACGCCTGCCTGCCGGAGGATGGGGCCATCACCGCCAAGCCGGCGAACCTCTCCTTCGCGCAGGCCGCCGCCCTCAGCTTCGGCGGCACCACGGCCCTGCATTTCCTGCGGCGCGCCGGGCTGCGCAGCGGGGAACGGCTGCTGGTGAACGGTGCCGCCGGGGCGGTCGGCACGGCCGCCGTGCAGCTGGCGGTGCACGCCGGAGCGGAGGTCACGGCAGTCTGCGGGCCCGCCAACGCCGAGCTGGTGCGCTCCCTGGGGGCGGCCCAGGTGATCGACCACACCAGGACGGACTTCAGCCTTCTCGGGCAGAGCTTCGATGTGATCCTCGACGCCGTGGGCAATGCCCCGCTGAAGCGCTGCCGGCGCTGCCTGCCCCCGGGAGGGCGTCTGCTGCTGGTGGTGGCCAGCCTGCCGGCGATGCTGCTCGCTCCGTTGCGATCGCGTCTCAGCGGCCGGCGCCTGGTGGCCGGCACCGCCGGCGGCAGCGCCGAGGATCTGGCGGTCCTTGCGGCCCTGGCGGAGAGCGGTGTGTTCCGGCCGGTGATCGACCGGATCTACCCCTTTGACCAGATCATCGCCGCCCATCGCCATGTCGATGCGGGGCACAAGCGCGGCAACGTGGTGATCAGCCTGGAGGCGTTGCTCCCGGCCAGCGAAGCGTGA
- a CDS encoding sterol desaturase family protein, whose amino-acid sequence MGPAPTEPVALLPGLGMHGIAEYGVSAFAIILARYFLVAGCVWWLLYARGGPQGGRSGDVRRPDRPGEIRRDIRLSVLSAVVFALATTALMTLHGLGLTRLYSQPQHYGWWYLPASYLAVLLLQDGFFYATHRLFHHPALYRWFHQGHHRSRQPTPWTSFAFDPLEAGVQALFLMALVLVVPLHLGTLLAVLSTMTVWAMVNHLGLDHLPLRFPHHWLGRWVIGPAHHSVHHRRQQVHYGLYFTFWDRVFGTQDAAYSERIRIGAPATPATAGPGHR is encoded by the coding sequence ATGGGCCCAGCACCGACCGAGCCCGTGGCCCTGCTCCCCGGGCTGGGCATGCATGGCATTGCGGAGTACGGCGTCAGCGCCTTTGCGATCATCCTGGCCCGCTATTTCCTCGTGGCCGGGTGCGTCTGGTGGCTGCTCTACGCCCGCGGGGGCCCGCAGGGGGGGAGGTCGGGCGACGTCCGGCGCCCCGATCGTCCGGGGGAGATCCGTCGGGACATCCGTCTCTCCGTGCTTTCGGCGGTGGTGTTCGCCCTGGCCACCACCGCGTTGATGACCCTGCATGGCCTGGGCTTGACGCGGCTCTACAGCCAGCCCCAGCACTACGGATGGTGGTATCTGCCGGCGAGCTATCTGGCGGTGCTGCTGCTGCAGGACGGCTTCTTCTACGCCACGCACCGCCTGTTTCACCACCCTGCCCTCTACCGCTGGTTCCACCAGGGCCACCACCGCTCGCGTCAGCCCACCCCCTGGACGTCCTTCGCCTTCGATCCGCTCGAGGCCGGTGTGCAGGCCCTCTTCCTGATGGCGTTGGTGCTGGTGGTGCCGCTCCATCTGGGCACCCTGCTGGCCGTGCTGAGCACGATGACGGTGTGGGCGATGGTGAACCATCTGGGGCTGGATCACCTGCCGCTGCGCTTCCCCCACCACTGGCTGGGCCGCTGGGTGATCGGTCCGGCGCACCATTCGGTGCACCACCGCCGCCAGCAGGTGCACTACGGGCTCTACTTCACCTTCTGGGACCGGGTGTTCGGCACCCAGGACGCGGCCTACAGCGAACGCATCCGCATTGGAGCGCCCGCAACCCCGGCTACGGCCGGGCCAGGGCATCGCTGA